One part of the Mycolicibacterium aromaticivorans JS19b1 = JCM 16368 genome encodes these proteins:
- a CDS encoding cytochrome P450 — MTPRIMDKAARVLASPLGYTDEQRMHESLAHLRAHAPVSWVEAEGYRPFWAITKHADIMDIERQNDLFTNDPRPLLAIAEADDVLRAQMEAGIGLRTLIHMDDPLHRDMRKIGADWFRPKAMRALKTRCDELAKIYVDKMLERGPELDFVQEIAVNFPLYIILSLLGLPESDFPRMLKLTQEMFGGDDEEFQRGGKTDDMLAVLLDFFNYFNALTASRREHPTEDLSSAIANATINGEPLSDMDTASYYVIVASAGHDTTSAGIAGGLLELIRNPGELQRLQNDPSLMGTAVEEMIRCIVPVKEFMRTAQADTEVRGVPIAEGEAVLLSYVSANRDEEVFADPMRFDVGRDPNKHLSFGYGVHFCLGAALARMEMNSFFTELVPRIKSIELAGEPELMATTFVGGLKRLPIRYSLK, encoded by the coding sequence ATGACCCCACGGATCATGGACAAAGCGGCCCGGGTTCTGGCCAGTCCGCTGGGCTACACCGATGAGCAGCGGATGCACGAATCGCTTGCTCACCTGCGTGCACATGCCCCCGTGTCGTGGGTCGAGGCCGAGGGATACCGGCCGTTCTGGGCGATCACCAAGCACGCCGACATCATGGACATCGAACGTCAGAATGACCTGTTCACCAACGATCCGCGGCCGCTGCTGGCGATCGCCGAAGCCGACGACGTGTTGCGCGCACAGATGGAAGCCGGGATCGGCCTGCGCACGCTGATTCACATGGACGACCCGCTGCACCGCGACATGCGCAAGATCGGCGCTGACTGGTTCCGCCCGAAAGCCATGCGCGCGTTGAAGACCCGCTGTGACGAGCTGGCAAAGATCTATGTCGACAAGATGCTCGAGCGTGGACCGGAGCTCGACTTCGTGCAGGAGATCGCGGTCAACTTTCCGCTCTACATCATCTTGTCGCTGCTGGGCCTGCCGGAGTCGGATTTCCCGCGGATGCTCAAGCTCACCCAGGAGATGTTCGGCGGCGATGACGAAGAGTTCCAGCGCGGCGGCAAGACCGACGACATGCTCGCGGTGCTGCTGGACTTCTTCAACTACTTCAACGCGCTGACCGCCTCGCGCCGCGAGCATCCCACCGAGGATCTCAGCTCGGCGATCGCGAACGCCACGATCAATGGAGAACCGTTGTCCGACATGGACACCGCCTCCTACTACGTCATCGTCGCCAGCGCCGGCCACGACACCACCAGCGCCGGAATCGCCGGCGGGCTACTGGAACTCATCCGCAACCCGGGTGAGCTCCAGCGGTTGCAGAACGATCCGTCCCTGATGGGCACCGCGGTCGAGGAGATGATCCGCTGCATCGTTCCGGTCAAGGAGTTCATGCGCACCGCCCAGGCCGACACCGAGGTCCGCGGTGTCCCCATCGCCGAGGGCGAAGCCGTACTGCTGTCCTATGTCTCGGCCAACCGCGACGAAGAAGTCTTCGCCGACCCGATGCGCTTCGACGTCGGCCGCGACCCCAACAAGCACCTGTCCTTCGGCTACGGCGTGCACTTCTGCCTGGGCGCAGCGCTGGCCCGCATGGAGATGAACAGCTTCTTCACCGAACTCGTCCCGCGTATCAAGTCCATCGAACTCGCGGGCGAACCCGAACTCATGGCCACCACCTTCGTCGGCGGCCTCAAGCGCCTGCCGATTCGCTACTCGCTGAAGTGA
- a CDS encoding carboxylesterase/lipase family protein, whose translation MALVVAACARNSGEPQRQVAAPAEPGPAVVQTAAGALRGVVAPGYRVFNGIPYAAAPVGPLRWQPPQPAAPWPGVRDATKPGLRCIQDTTYDPDYGRPTGEDCLNLNVWTPDGASRSHQKPVMVWIHGGGFLNGSADIYDARWMATQGDIVVVTVNYRLGTLGFLADPALSPDGDVGNYGLADQQASLRWVRDNIAEFGGDPTKVTIAGESAGAMSVCDHLIAPESTGLFRAAILQSGPCQAQADRPTAQQVSAEYASAAGCTDPAAVAACLRALPADALRRAPLYVGLGPDKLTGPVTGTDRLPVDPMIAFASSRVPRMPVLVGSNGDEFAMFAAIQYLKERQLPPYPQLMAKTFGPDAAAVAERYPLDRYGGSVGLAYSAAVTDSVFACPADRIASSLSHTGPVYAYEFNDRTAPAPDPLRAAPFPVGASHSLELRYLFDVGGARPLDPAQRVLSDQMVAYWSQFVKTGSPEVSGLPVWPEFGADVATGKRISLQTGELTVTTDFGSRHQCPFWTSRSGAR comes from the coding sequence ATGGCCCTGGTCGTGGCCGCGTGCGCACGGAACAGCGGTGAGCCACAACGTCAGGTGGCCGCGCCCGCCGAGCCGGGGCCGGCGGTGGTGCAGACCGCGGCCGGTGCGCTGCGCGGCGTGGTGGCCCCGGGCTATCGGGTCTTCAACGGCATTCCCTACGCGGCCGCACCGGTGGGGCCGCTGCGCTGGCAACCGCCGCAGCCGGCGGCGCCGTGGCCCGGTGTGCGTGATGCCACCAAGCCGGGCCTGCGGTGCATCCAGGACACCACATATGACCCCGACTACGGGCGGCCCACCGGAGAGGACTGCTTGAACCTCAATGTTTGGACCCCTGATGGTGCGAGCCGCTCCCATCAGAAGCCGGTGATGGTGTGGATTCACGGTGGTGGCTTCCTCAACGGCAGTGCCGACATCTACGACGCGCGCTGGATGGCCACCCAGGGCGACATCGTCGTCGTCACCGTCAACTACCGACTGGGGACCCTCGGGTTCCTGGCGGATCCCGCGTTGAGCCCGGACGGCGATGTCGGCAACTACGGTCTGGCCGATCAACAGGCCTCGCTGCGGTGGGTTCGTGACAACATCGCCGAATTCGGTGGTGATCCAACCAAAGTCACGATCGCCGGTGAATCGGCGGGTGCGATGTCGGTGTGCGATCACCTGATCGCGCCCGAGTCGACAGGCTTGTTTCGCGCCGCGATCCTGCAGAGCGGACCCTGCCAGGCGCAGGCCGATCGGCCCACCGCGCAACAGGTCAGCGCCGAGTACGCGTCCGCGGCGGGATGCACCGATCCGGCCGCGGTGGCGGCGTGCTTGCGTGCGCTGCCGGCCGATGCCCTGCGACGCGCCCCGCTCTATGTCGGGCTCGGCCCCGACAAGCTGACCGGTCCCGTCACCGGTACCGACCGGTTGCCGGTTGACCCGATGATCGCGTTCGCCTCGAGTCGGGTGCCCCGGATGCCGGTCCTCGTCGGCAGCAACGGTGACGAGTTCGCGATGTTCGCCGCAATCCAGTACCTCAAGGAGCGGCAGCTGCCGCCTTACCCGCAGTTGATGGCGAAGACGTTCGGCCCCGACGCGGCCGCGGTCGCCGAGCGCTATCCGCTGGATCGGTACGGGGGCAGTGTGGGCCTGGCGTATTCCGCCGCGGTCACCGACAGCGTATTCGCTTGTCCCGCTGACCGAATCGCGTCCAGCCTTTCGCACACCGGGCCGGTGTACGCCTACGAGTTCAACGACCGCACGGCCCCGGCGCCCGACCCGCTGCGCGCGGCCCCGTTCCCGGTGGGGGCCAGTCACTCGCTGGAGTTGCGGTACCTGTTCGACGTAGGCGGCGCCCGGCCGTTGGACCCTGCGCAACGCGTGTTGTCCGACCAGATGGTCGCCTACTGGAGCCAGTTCGTGAAGACCGGCTCTCCCGAGGTGTCGGGGTTGCCGGTGTGGCCGGAGTTCGGCGCCGACGTGGCCACCGGCAAGCGGATATCGCTGCAGACCGGCGAATTGACGGTCACCACCGACTTCGGTTCGCGGCACCAGTGCCCGTTCTGGACCAGTCGCAGCGGTGCGCGCTAG
- a CDS encoding TetR family transcriptional regulator, translating to MSSPPAERPPTLRDRQRAQVRADIHAAAYRLFAARGFGNVTTDDIAAEASVSPRTFFRHVATKEDLLLGAVQRGNAAIASLLLRRPRDESPDVALAAAIVSRVGSFEDVDLENWRAAILTAPELLDRATLLSTADREQMIQLVAARMTADPSQDLRPGLLVQLSFAAADFAFQQWVRNRGDRRRPLAADVAEALAVVAHPRWSG from the coding sequence GTGAGCAGCCCGCCCGCCGAGCGGCCGCCGACACTGCGGGACCGGCAGCGGGCGCAGGTGCGCGCCGATATCCACGCCGCGGCCTACCGGCTTTTCGCCGCACGAGGATTCGGCAACGTCACCACCGACGACATCGCCGCCGAAGCATCGGTGTCACCGCGAACATTCTTCCGCCACGTCGCGACCAAGGAGGATCTGCTGCTCGGAGCGGTGCAGCGCGGCAATGCCGCGATCGCGTCGCTGCTGCTGCGTCGTCCGCGCGACGAGTCACCCGACGTCGCACTGGCCGCCGCGATCGTCAGCCGGGTCGGGTCGTTCGAGGACGTCGATTTGGAGAACTGGCGCGCGGCGATCCTCACCGCACCCGAGTTGCTCGACCGGGCGACGCTGCTGTCGACCGCGGACCGCGAACAGATGATTCAGCTCGTGGCTGCGCGTATGACCGCCGACCCGAGCCAAGATTTGCGCCCCGGACTGCTGGTCCAATTATCCTTTGCAGCAGCGGATTTCGCCTTTCAGCAGTGGGTGAGGAATCGCGGAGACCGCCGCAGGCCGCTGGCGGCCGATGTCGCCGAAGCATTGGCCGTGGTGGCCCACCCGCGCTGGAGCGGCTAG
- a CDS encoding SDR family NAD(P)-dependent oxidoreductase, translating into MVSPDATYWHPGSLSGHRVIVTGAARGVGRGISAALLERGASVLLVDRDPGVIGVAGALRDDQHAVPLVADLCDHSSYQHIIDVAVESFSGIDALINNAIATDEPKPFTDITMADYDLVFDIGPRATFFLMQAAYPVLKAAGGGSIVNFGSGSGTGGQKSFGAYAGAKEAIRGMSKVAALEWGVDNIRVNVVCPFANSDGVAGWSDAHPDIYNKIVKGVPLRRIGDTHADIGAVVAFLISRDASYMTAQTINIDGGMGTYR; encoded by the coding sequence GTGGTGTCCCCTGACGCGACCTACTGGCATCCGGGATCGCTGAGCGGTCACCGGGTGATCGTCACGGGGGCGGCCCGGGGCGTCGGCCGCGGAATCAGCGCGGCGCTGCTCGAACGCGGCGCCTCCGTGCTGCTGGTGGACCGCGACCCGGGGGTGATCGGGGTCGCCGGAGCCCTCCGCGATGACCAGCACGCCGTCCCGCTGGTCGCCGACCTGTGCGACCACTCCAGCTATCAGCACATCATCGACGTCGCGGTCGAATCGTTCAGTGGGATAGACGCTTTGATCAACAACGCGATCGCCACCGATGAACCCAAACCGTTCACCGACATCACCATGGCAGACTACGATCTCGTCTTCGACATCGGTCCGCGCGCCACCTTCTTCCTCATGCAGGCCGCCTACCCGGTGCTGAAAGCCGCCGGCGGCGGGTCCATCGTGAACTTCGGCTCCGGCAGCGGCACCGGCGGACAGAAGTCGTTCGGGGCCTACGCCGGCGCCAAAGAGGCGATTCGCGGTATGTCGAAAGTCGCTGCGCTGGAATGGGGTGTCGACAACATCCGGGTCAACGTGGTGTGCCCGTTCGCCAACTCCGACGGTGTCGCAGGATGGAGCGACGCACACCCCGACATCTACAACAAGATCGTCAAAGGTGTACCGCTGCGCCGCATCGGCGACACCCACGCCGACATCGGCGCGGTGGTCGCCTTCCTGATCAGCCGCGACGCCTCGTACATGACCGCCCAGACCATAAACATCGACGGCGGGATGGGAACCTACAGGTGA
- a CDS encoding VOC family protein: MESLRDLRFSHLVVGVTDMDRALEFYRGLLGMDVLFDQTMAGEPFDHALGGGDGNQGRVVGGVIGGVTIELLSLGTASRPAKRSFIGNQNISLSVTDLDLTYRQVQAAGFPPDQAPFDIAGVRMFFVRDPDGTPVEFIEFPGTARTSEELHRGVP, from the coding sequence GTGGAAAGCCTTCGAGACCTTCGGTTTTCGCACCTGGTGGTCGGAGTCACCGACATGGACCGGGCGCTGGAGTTCTACCGGGGGCTGCTCGGCATGGATGTGTTGTTCGACCAGACCATGGCCGGCGAGCCGTTCGACCATGCACTCGGCGGCGGCGACGGAAACCAGGGCCGGGTGGTGGGCGGCGTGATCGGCGGAGTGACGATCGAGCTGCTGTCGTTGGGTACAGCGAGCCGCCCGGCGAAGCGGTCATTCATCGGCAACCAGAATATTTCGCTGTCAGTCACCGACCTCGACCTCACCTACCGGCAGGTGCAGGCGGCCGGCTTCCCGCCGGATCAGGCTCCGTTCGACATCGCCGGAGTTCGGATGTTCTTCGTCAGGGATCCTGACGGAACACCAGTGGAATTCATCGAGTTCCCGGGTACTGCACGCACATCGGAGGAGTTACATCGTGGTGTCCCCTGA
- a CDS encoding dihydrodipicolinate reductase, translating into MPLMYRVIQWATGGVGKAAIQGVLRHPELELVGCWVHSADKHGRDVGDVIGEAPIGVAATTDIDELLATDADCVMYSPLLPDDSVVAKILRSGKNVVTPVGWVYPDRENPAVQALEQACAAGNATLHGSGIHPGGITERFPLMISALTAAITHVRAEEFSDIRTYNAPLVVREVMGFGLTPEQAMSGPIAALLEAGFKQSVRMVADQLGFRSDPRIRSTQEVAVAVHGTDQLVVPMEAGTVAARRFKWQAIVDDEPVVTAAVNWLMCDVELDPPWTLGEKGERFEVEVTGDCDVSLTFKGLQPETVEEGLKRNPGVVATANHCISAIPYVCEAAPGIKTYLDLPLIAGRAAPHLAG; encoded by the coding sequence ATGCCGCTTATGTATCGCGTCATTCAGTGGGCAACCGGCGGTGTGGGCAAGGCCGCAATCCAGGGCGTGCTGCGCCATCCCGAACTCGAACTCGTCGGCTGCTGGGTTCACAGCGCCGACAAGCACGGCCGCGATGTCGGCGACGTGATCGGCGAAGCCCCGATCGGGGTGGCCGCCACGACAGACATCGACGAGCTGCTGGCGACGGACGCCGACTGCGTCATGTACTCCCCCTTGCTTCCCGACGATTCGGTGGTCGCCAAGATCCTGCGCTCCGGCAAGAACGTGGTGACCCCGGTCGGGTGGGTCTACCCGGACCGGGAGAATCCCGCGGTGCAGGCTCTCGAACAGGCGTGCGCCGCAGGCAACGCGACGTTGCACGGTTCCGGTATCCACCCCGGCGGCATCACCGAGCGCTTCCCGCTGATGATCTCCGCCCTCACGGCCGCCATCACCCATGTCCGCGCCGAGGAGTTCTCCGACATCCGCACCTACAACGCACCGCTGGTGGTGCGAGAGGTGATGGGGTTCGGCCTGACACCGGAGCAGGCGATGAGCGGACCCATTGCCGCGCTTCTGGAAGCAGGCTTCAAACAGTCGGTGCGCATGGTCGCCGACCAGTTGGGGTTCCGGTCCGATCCGCGCATCCGCTCCACACAGGAGGTCGCCGTCGCCGTCCACGGAACCGACCAGCTGGTGGTTCCGATGGAGGCAGGCACCGTGGCCGCCCGGCGCTTCAAGTGGCAGGCCATCGTCGACGACGAGCCGGTCGTCACGGCTGCGGTGAACTGGCTGATGTGCGACGTGGAACTCGACCCGCCGTGGACGCTCGGCGAGAAAGGCGAACGCTTCGAGGTGGAGGTCACCGGTGACTGCGATGTGTCACTGACTTTCAAAGGGCTGCAACCGGAAACGGTCGAGGAGGGCCTCAAGCGCAATCCGGGCGTGGTGGCCACCGCCAACCACTGCATCAGCGCCATCCCCTATGTTTGCGAAGCCGCCCCGGGCATCAAGACGTATCTCGACCTGCCGCTGATTGCCGGCCGGGCCGCACCCCACCTGGCTGGGTAA
- the rpsJ gene encoding 30S ribosomal protein S10 produces MAGQKIRIRLKAYDHEAIDASARKIVETVTRTGASVVGPVPLPTEKNVYCVIRSPHKYKDSREHFEMRTHKRLIDILDPTPKTVDALMRIDLPASVDVNIQ; encoded by the coding sequence GTGGCGGGACAAAAGATCCGCATCAGGCTCAAGGCCTACGACCACGAGGCCATTGATGCCTCGGCGCGCAAGATCGTGGAGACGGTCACCCGTACCGGTGCGAGCGTGGTTGGTCCGGTGCCGCTGCCGACGGAAAAGAATGTGTACTGCGTCATCCGCTCCCCGCATAAGTACAAGGACTCGCGGGAGCACTTCGAGATGCGCACGCACAAGCGACTCATCGACATCCTCGACCCGACGCCGAAGACCGTTGACGCTCTCATGCGCATCGATCTGCCGGCCAGCGTCGACGTGAACATCCAGTAG
- the rplC gene encoding 50S ribosomal protein L3 translates to MARKGILGTKLGMTQVFDENNRVVPVTVVKAGPNVVTRIRTPERDGYSAVQLAYGEISPRKVNKPVTGQYAAAGVNPRRHLAELRLDDEAAAADYEVGQELTAEIFADGAYVDVTGTSKGKGFAGTMKRHGFKGQGASHGAQAVHRRPGSIGGCATPGRVFKGTRMSGRMGSDRVTTQNLLVHKVDAENGVLLIKGAVPGVNGGLVMVRTAVKRGEK, encoded by the coding sequence ATGGCACGAAAAGGCATTTTGGGCACCAAGCTGGGCATGACCCAGGTGTTCGACGAAAACAACCGGGTCGTCCCCGTCACGGTCGTCAAGGCCGGACCCAACGTGGTCACCCGCATCCGCACGCCCGAGCGTGACGGCTACAGCGCTGTGCAGCTCGCCTACGGCGAGATCAGCCCCCGCAAGGTCAACAAGCCGGTCACCGGTCAGTACGCCGCCGCCGGGGTCAACCCGCGCCGGCACCTGGCCGAGCTGCGCCTCGATGACGAGGCTGCTGCCGCCGACTACGAGGTCGGTCAGGAGCTGACGGCGGAGATCTTCGCCGACGGCGCCTACGTCGACGTCACCGGGACCTCCAAGGGCAAGGGCTTCGCCGGCACCATGAAGCGTCACGGCTTCAAGGGCCAGGGCGCCAGCCACGGTGCGCAGGCCGTGCACCGCCGGCCGGGCTCGATCGGTGGCTGCGCCACCCCGGGTCGCGTCTTCAAGGGCACCCGGATGTCCGGCCGCATGGGTAGCGATCGCGTCACCACGCAGAACCTGTTGGTGCACAAGGTCGATGCCGAAAACGGCGTGCTGCTGATCAAAGGTGCGGTCCCCGGCGTCAACGGCGGGCTCGTCATGGTTCGCACGGCAGTCAAACGAGGTGAGAAGTGA
- the rplD gene encoding 50S ribosomal protein L4, with protein sequence MTLKIDVRTPGGKKDGTVELPADLFDVEPNIALMHQVVTAQLAAKRQGTHATKTRAQVSGGGKKPYRQKGTGRARQGSTRAPQFTGGGVVHGPQPRDYSERTPKKMIRAALRSALSDRARNERIHAITEVLEGQTPSTKSAKAFLASLTDRRKVLIVIGRTDEIGAKSVRNLPGVHVISPDQLNTYDVLNADDVVFSVEALNAYISANTKDEKEGVSV encoded by the coding sequence GTGACTCTGAAGATTGACGTTCGCACTCCGGGCGGCAAGAAGGACGGCACGGTTGAACTACCGGCTGACCTCTTTGACGTCGAACCCAACATCGCGTTGATGCATCAGGTGGTGACTGCGCAGTTGGCTGCCAAGCGGCAGGGCACGCACGCCACCAAGACTCGCGCTCAGGTCTCCGGCGGCGGCAAGAAGCCGTACCGGCAGAAGGGCACCGGGCGCGCCCGCCAGGGTTCGACCCGCGCGCCGCAGTTCACCGGTGGTGGCGTGGTGCACGGCCCGCAGCCCCGTGACTACAGCGAGCGGACCCCGAAGAAGATGATCCGCGCCGCACTGCGCAGCGCGCTGTCGGACCGGGCCCGCAACGAGCGGATCCACGCGATCACCGAGGTGCTGGAGGGGCAGACCCCGTCGACCAAGAGCGCCAAGGCGTTCCTGGCCTCGCTGACCGACCGCCGCAAGGTCCTGATCGTCATCGGCCGCACCGACGAGATCGGCGCGAAGAGTGTGCGCAACCTGCCCGGTGTTCATGTGATCTCGCCGGACCAGTTGAACACGTACGACGTGCTCAACGCTGATGACGTGGTGTTCTCGGTCGAGGCCCTGAACGCCTACATCAGCGCGAATACAAAGGACGAAAAAGAAGGAGTGTCGGTCTAA
- the rplW gene encoding 50S ribosomal protein L23 → MATITDPRDIILAPVISEKSYGLIEDNVYTFVVAPGSNKTQIKIAIEKIFKVKVDSVNTLNRQGKRKRTRTGYGQRKGTKRAIVTLAPGSKPIDLFGAPA, encoded by the coding sequence ATGGCAACCATCACCGACCCCCGCGACATCATCCTGGCGCCGGTCATCTCCGAGAAGTCCTACGGACTGATCGAGGACAACGTCTACACGTTCGTCGTCGCTCCCGGCTCGAACAAGACGCAGATCAAGATCGCCATCGAGAAGATCTTCAAGGTGAAGGTCGACTCGGTGAACACGCTGAATCGGCAGGGCAAGCGCAAGCGCACCCGCACCGGTTACGGACAGCGCAAGGGCACCAAGCGCGCGATCGTGACCCTGGCACCCGGCAGCAAGCCGATCGACCTATTCGGAGCTCCCGCCTGA
- the rplB gene encoding 50S ribosomal protein L2: protein MGIRKYKPTTPGRRGASVSDFSEITRSTPEKSLIRPLHSTGGRNAHGRITTRHKGGGHKRAYRVIDFRRNDKDGVNAKVAHIEYDPNRTANIALLHYLDGEKRYIIAPQGLSQGDIVESGANADIKPGNNLPLRNIPAGTVIHAVELRPGGGAKLARSAGSSIQLLGKEGAYASLRMPSGEIRRVDVRCRATVGEVGNAEQANINWGKAGRMRWKGKRPTVRGVVMNPVDHPHGGGEGKTSGGRHPVSPWGKPEGRTRKPNKPSDKLIVRRRRTGKKR from the coding sequence ATGGGAATTCGCAAGTACAAGCCGACGACCCCCGGTCGCCGCGGTGCCAGCGTCTCCGATTTCTCCGAGATCACTCGCTCGACTCCGGAGAAGTCGCTGATCCGCCCGCTGCACAGCACAGGCGGTCGTAACGCCCACGGCCGAATCACCACCCGCCACAAGGGCGGCGGGCACAAGCGTGCCTACCGGGTGATCGACTTCCGGCGCAACGACAAAGATGGCGTCAACGCCAAGGTCGCTCACATCGAGTACGACCCCAACCGCACCGCGAACATCGCGCTGCTGCACTACCTGGACGGCGAGAAGCGCTACATCATTGCGCCGCAGGGTCTTTCGCAGGGCGACATCGTGGAGTCGGGCGCCAACGCCGACATCAAGCCCGGCAACAACCTGCCGCTGCGCAACATCCCCGCCGGTACCGTGATCCACGCTGTGGAGCTGCGTCCCGGTGGCGGTGCCAAGCTGGCTCGTTCGGCGGGCTCGAGCATCCAGCTGCTGGGCAAGGAAGGCGCCTACGCCTCCCTGCGTATGCCGTCGGGTGAGATCCGCCGTGTCGACGTCCGCTGCCGCGCCACCGTGGGCGAGGTCGGCAACGCCGAGCAGGCCAACATCAACTGGGGCAAGGCCGGCCGCATGCGGTGGAAGGGCAAGCGCCCCACCGTTCGTGGCGTGGTGATGAACCCGGTCGACCACCCGCACGGTGGTGGCGAGGGCAAGACCTCAGGTGGTCGCCACCCGGTCAGCCCGTGGGGTAAGCCCGAAGGTCGCACCCGCAAGCCCAACAAGCCGAGCGACAAGCTCATCGTCCGACGCCGGCGCACCGGCAAGAAGCGCTAG
- the rpsS gene encoding 30S ribosomal protein S19 translates to MPRSLKKGPFVDDHLLKKVDVQNEKNTKQVIKTWSRRSTIIPDFIGHTFAVHDGRKHVPVFVTEAMVGHKLGEFAPTRTFKGHIKDDRKSKRR, encoded by the coding sequence ATGCCACGCAGCCTGAAGAAGGGTCCGTTCGTCGACGACCATCTGCTCAAGAAGGTCGACGTCCAGAACGAGAAGAACACCAAGCAGGTCATCAAGACCTGGTCGCGTCGTTCGACCATCATCCCCGACTTCATCGGTCACACCTTCGCCGTCCACGACGGTCGCAAGCATGTGCCGGTGTTCGTCACCGAGGCGATGGTCGGCCACAAGCTGGGCGAGTTCGCACCGACGCGCACGTTCAAAGGTCACATCAAGGACGACCGGAAGAGTAAGCGGCGATGA
- the rplV gene encoding 50S ribosomal protein L22 — MTTATTEYPSATAKARHIGISASKARRVINLVRGKSVEEALDILRWAPQQASEPVAKVIASAAANAQNNDGLDPATLVVATITADEGPTAKRIRPRAQGRAYRIRKRTSHITVIVESRPERKERSAASARSRRAQASKAAATAPAKKAPAKKAPAAKKTAEQTKEGSE, encoded by the coding sequence ATGACGACTGCAACCACCGAATACCCGTCTGCGACGGCCAAAGCGCGCCACATCGGGATCTCGGCGAGTAAGGCTCGCCGGGTGATCAACCTGGTCCGCGGCAAGAGTGTCGAGGAAGCTCTCGACATCCTTCGCTGGGCGCCGCAGCAGGCCAGTGAGCCGGTCGCCAAGGTGATCGCCAGCGCTGCCGCCAACGCGCAGAACAACGACGGTCTGGACCCGGCGACCCTGGTCGTCGCGACCATCACCGCCGACGAGGGCCCGACCGCCAAGCGCATCCGGCCGCGCGCGCAGGGTCGCGCGTACCGAATCCGCAAGCGCACCAGCCACATCACGGTGATCGTCGAGAGCCGTCCGGAGCGCAAGGAGCGCTCTGCGGCGTCTGCTCGCTCGCGTCGTGCTCAGGCAAGCAAGGCGGCCGCGACGGCGCCGGCCAAGAAGGCTCCTGCCAAAAAGGCTCCGGCTGCCAAGAAGACGGCCGAACAGACGAAGGAGGGCTCGGAGTAG
- the rpsC gene encoding 30S ribosomal protein S3, with protein sequence MGQKINPHGFRLGITTDWKSRWYADKQYADYVKEDVAIRRLLATGLERAGIADVEIERTRDRVRVDIHTARPGIVIGRRGTEADRIRADLEKLTGKQVQLNILEVKSPESVAQLVAQGVAEQLSNRVAFRRAMRKAIQSAMRQPNVKGIRVQCSGRLGGAEMSRSEFYREGRVPLHTLRADIDYGLYEAKTTFGRIGVKVWIYKGDIVGGKRELAAAAPAADRPRRERPSGTRPRRSGASGTTATSTEAGRAASEETAESAVPVTAEAPAVEPAAENTES encoded by the coding sequence GTGGGCCAGAAAATCAACCCCCACGGCTTCCGGCTCGGTATCACCACCGACTGGAAGTCCCGGTGGTACGCCGACAAGCAGTACGCGGACTACGTCAAGGAAGACGTGGCGATCCGCCGGCTGCTGGCCACCGGTCTCGAGCGCGCCGGCATCGCCGACGTGGAGATCGAACGCACCCGTGACCGGGTCCGTGTTGATATCCACACCGCGCGTCCGGGCATCGTGATCGGCCGTCGTGGCACTGAAGCCGACCGCATCCGCGCCGACCTGGAGAAGCTGACCGGCAAGCAGGTTCAGCTCAACATCCTCGAGGTGAAGAGCCCCGAATCGGTGGCGCAGCTGGTCGCCCAGGGAGTCGCCGAGCAGCTGAGCAACCGTGTGGCGTTCCGCCGCGCGATGCGCAAGGCGATCCAGTCGGCCATGCGGCAGCCCAACGTCAAGGGCATCCGCGTGCAGTGCTCGGGCCGTCTCGGCGGCGCCGAGATGAGTCGCTCGGAGTTCTACCGCGAAGGCCGGGTGCCGCTGCACACGCTGCGCGCCGACATCGATTACGGACTGTACGAGGCCAAGACCACGTTCGGCCGCATCGGCGTGAAGGTGTGGATCTACAAGGGCGACATCGTCGGCGGCAAGCGTGAGCTCGCCGCCGCCGCGCCCGCCGCTGACCGTCCGCGCCGCGAGCGTCCGTCGGGCACCCGCCCGCGCCGCAGCGGTGCGTCGGGCACCACCGCGACGAGCACCGAAGCCGGTCGTGCCGCCAGTGAAGAGACCGCGGAATCTGCGGTTCCCGTCACCGCGGAGGCGCCGGCCGTCGAGCCCGCCGCTGAAAACACGGAGAGCTAA